The DNA region ATTGCACGCTCTACTGTCTGCAGAAGAATATCACCACTAAATGGTTTCGTAAGATAGTCATAAGCACCGCGCTTCATTGCTTCAACAGCTGTTTCAATTGACCCATATGCAGTCATTACCACAACTGGAACCTGATCATCAATTGGCCCAATAGCGTCAAGAAGCCCCAGGCCATCCATTTCTGGCATCTGTAGATCTGTGACTATCGCATCAAAAGTTCGCTGCGATACGCGCTGCAAAGCAGTAACACCATTGACAGCAGTGACGACCGTATGCCCCTTCTGAGAGAGCGTGCTTGCAACACTGTCACGCATCATTTCTTTATCATCAACAACAAGAATAGTACTCACGGTTGCTTCTCCGTGTCATAAAAGCCTAGTGCTGTGTCATGCCGCCCGATCACGCAATCGGCAGACGATGCTTCCTTAGGTTGGACACCGTCTGGTGGTAGACATAGTTCAATCCGCGTACCTTTACCCTCTTTACTTCGAACCTGAACATGTCCACCATGTGCATCAACAATGCGGTGAACAATCGCAAGACCAAGGCCCGTACCTGTTGCTCGCGTCGTAAAAAATGGATTAAAAATTCGCCCAAGCGCCTTTGCAGGAATCCCTGGGCCATAGTCCTCAACGGCAATAACCACACGATCCATACGCTGGCCATTAGAACACCGAACGTCAGCTCGAAACACTTCTAAGCTCACCATCGGTTCATCATCTGCCTCCAGCAGACTCGCCTCAACTGCATTACGAAGCACATTTGAAATCGCTTGCACTAACAATCCCGAATCTGCCAACAACACTTGGTCGCTAATAGACTGGTTTAAAATGACATTATGATGACCTAATAATCCATCACAATTAGCAAGCACTCTTAAAATGAGTTCTTCCGACTGCGTTTCATCAACACGCAATGAAGACTCTCTTGCAAACAACAAGATATCTCGCACGATCGAATCAAGGCCTGTAATAGCTCTATCAATTTTTTTGCAAATCTTGTTTTGGCCAACAGTTGCCGCCTCGTCATTACCAAGCAGTTGCACATAGAGGCGAATTGAGCCAAGAGGATTTCGAATCTCATGAGCAATACCAGCAGCCATTTCTCCCAGAGCTGCAAGATCGCGAGATCGACGAAGCTGTTCATTCGCCTCAGCCAACTCGCTTTTAAGATGAGTCACTTCTGTCTGAAGTGTTCCATGAGTTGATTCCAGCCGCTCTGTGGCGAGCGTTACTGACCGCATTAACTCTCTCAGCTCTTCAACTGTCGTAGCTTTACGCGGTGTTGTTTCAATCGTTGTCATCGGTTCCCTATCCACATTGATCTGCAAATCTCTGCTTGTCCTCTTCATGACCTGTATTCCGATACGCTTCATGTGCTTCTCGGGATTCTGAGAGATCTTTCATCTCTTGTTGGACCCGATGACTGCTAACCTCGAGGCGTTCCCGATCTTCCTCGTCCCGACGCATAACGATCCCGAGCAACTCTCCAATTTCTTCAACCAAGCTCTTAATCTGTATTTTTTCATCTGATGTCGCACCATCAAGCCGCTCATCAAGATGACTTAGCAATGGAGAAAAATCTTCTTGTGTGGTGCTGAATGAATCAATCAATTCCTGCCGTTGCGAGAGCAAGCCAATGATTGCATCCGTCCGACCTTCTTTAATCATCGCTTCTTGCTGTGTTGCCCTTGCGACTAGTTCATTCACAAGAGTGCGCTGCTGCCGCAATAACTCAATGAGTTCAGCAGCCCACGCCTCAGCGCTGCGGCTCTGATTGTCATTTTTGCTGACATTCTCTTGCATCATCGAACCCATACTTTCTGTCAAGGATCTGTTCCCACCTGAACCGTTGTCGTCACAGGACTACTTTCTATCCATCGCTCCCAGGCCCTTCGATCCATAAGTGCATCAGGCTCCGCAAAGGCACTTTCTGGTATTTGTCCCAATCGAATCATGGCACGGCGATGGGCTGCTTGAGCCTCATTAGCACTCTCTAAATTGGTATATGCATTGACAATTTGCACAAGTGCATAGACTGATGAATGATGTTTTGGATAGCGACGAGCAACTGATTCATATTCCGTAATTGCTTGGTCATAGGTACCAAGTTCGAAAGCACAATCAGCAAAATAGAGACGAGCCAGGCGATCTTCATCTGACAAACTTTTATCTAACGCCAGCCCCTGTACTGGAGTCGACATAATTTGAGAAAAAGTGCTCATAGAACTGCGGAGATATTTTTTCCTCTGCTCTTGCAAAGACTTTTTCTTCTCTTGACTCATTGGCGTCATATCCCGCAATAAACCACTCTGCTCAGCAGCTAATTGTCGATAGCAGTCTCCAATTCGAAAGAGAACTTCGCCACGCCTTGGATCAAGTGGATACCGCACTGCTGCCTGAGTAAGAAACTCAATACCACGAGCCCAACGCCCCTCTTCGTATTCAATTTCACCGAGAAGAATCATGGCATCTCGAAAGTCAATTGCTGCCGGAGCCAGACCTCGATCACCAGATATCACCGCCAACAAGTGCTGTTTCGCTTCAGAGGATCGCTCAAGGGTGCGTAGACATCGAGCCAATGGAACAAAACTGGCCGTGGCTGCTGGGCTCGAAGGATGAAGATCAATAACTTCTTGATAGATTGACGCAGCACTTTCATAATCCAGCTGCGCCTCATGATTGGTTGCTAAACGCTGGCGTATCTCAGGAGCCCGTGCATCACTCACTGGAAAACTAGCTAGATAAGTCTGACAAACTTCAATTGTTGCAGACCGCCATGCTCCCTGATCATAGGACTCACTTGCCAATCGAAGATGGGTTGCCAATTGATGATCATGATTATTTAATGACTGAATAGCCTGAGCGATTTCAAGATGAGTGTCACCGGCTTGCCTATAGAGTTTGTGAGCTTTCGTTATCTCGCTCGCAATACTTTGGTCAGTCGTGAGATTATCTGCGAGCTGCTTACTCGTCGAAGCCAAACGCTCCAAGACAGAAACTGGTGGGTTTTCGCTTGGAAAGAAACCGTTTGCCAAGATAATATAATCCAACGCGAGTACGAGATCGCGCTGCACAATCGCTGCATCATGCCGATCTGTCAACGCAATAGCAATGCGACGGAGTCTTTGTTCGTCACTAGCAGGCGCCATCTCTATGGCTGTACATGCTTCTTGATAGTCCTGAATACTTTCTTGATGCTGCCCTTCAATACTGAAGCCGGCCGCTCGACCAAGCAAGGCATCCGCTCGGAATTTTGTTTGAGGATAATCGAAAATAACTTCATCAAAAAACACGGTTGCTTCGGGAATCTTGCCTTCGGATAAATTCAAATCACCAAGATTCACAAGGACTCTTGCTCGGTGTAAGGATCCCAACTCTGAATTTTGCATTGCTGTATTGAGATGATGACGCGATCGAATGGGATCACCGTTGAGTTCATAGGCCTCACCTAATACGACAGAAATTTCGGCCAGTGTCTCTTTCCCAACGCCAGATGGTGACTGCTCTAACCTTCTCATAAAGACCAATAACTGATCTATCACTTCCTGAGCTTTACCTTGAGCAAGCTCAATCTCAGCCTGCCGCAGCATGAGCCACGCGAGTGTTGACGTATCTTTAGGGATTGATACATCGAAAATAAATGCTTCAAGGATTGCGAGCGAGCGAGCTGGATCATCTTGGTACAGGTCGAGCTCTGCCAATACAATTGCTTGCAGAACTCGGTACATTCCTGGCCGAACTAAATCACCATGAGCTGGATGCGTTGCTTTCGCCCCCAGAAATTCTAATTCGTTACGCGCTTCAAGAATATTGCCACACTCAATCTGGGCCAGTGCCATAGACTCAACTTGCAGATGATTGAGACCACCGCCAACTGCACGTGCACGACCGTAAACATCACAAATTTTTCTTGCGTAGGCTATATCTTTGTTATCTGATGTTAGACGCCAAGCAACCAATAGATCGCCAACCAGTCGAAAGTAGCTGGCTCGCTCAATTGCTGTTGCTTGATCTAGACGAGGCTCAACAGATCCACGGAGTAAGGCTGTTGCTTGTTCCAATTTTCCATCAGCCAATTCCTTGCTTGCCTGACTAAGGACCTTACTGACTGGAACTGGGGGCTCATGCAGAAGCGTGAGGTAGAGGCCTAATCCAATCAAGGCACAGCTGAGCACAATGAC from Phycisphaerales bacterium includes:
- the flgN gene encoding flagellar export chaperone FlgN, encoding MTESMGSMMQENVSKNDNQSRSAEAWAAELIELLRQQRTLVNELVARATQQEAMIKEGRTDAIIGLLSQRQELIDSFSTTQEDFSPLLSHLDERLDGATSDEKIQIKSLVEEIGELLGIVMRRDEEDRERLEVSSHRVQQEMKDLSESREAHEAYRNTGHEEDKQRFADQCG
- a CDS encoding tetratricopeptide repeat protein, whose amino-acid sequence is MPWQDVNRPELSDLDAPDGSAEEKADTDSPPRTSLSTKLGKPGSVAAANTTEESGQVPVGTASAARQQLLDDVALAQTKDHQVSGPESRTGKLRSLWAVPVIVLSCALIGLGLYLTLLHEPPVPVSKVLSQASKELADGKLEQATALLRGSVEPRLDQATAIERASYFRLVGDLLVAWRLTSDNKDIAYARKICDVYGRARAVGGGLNHLQVESMALAQIECGNILEARNELEFLGAKATHPAHGDLVRPGMYRVLQAIVLAELDLYQDDPARSLAILEAFIFDVSIPKDTSTLAWLMLRQAEIELAQGKAQEVIDQLLVFMRRLEQSPSGVGKETLAEISVVLGEAYELNGDPIRSRHHLNTAMQNSELGSLHRARVLVNLGDLNLSEGKIPEATVFFDEVIFDYPQTKFRADALLGRAAGFSIEGQHQESIQDYQEACTAIEMAPASDEQRLRRIAIALTDRHDAAIVQRDLVLALDYIILANGFFPSENPPVSVLERLASTSKQLADNLTTDQSIASEITKAHKLYRQAGDTHLEIAQAIQSLNNHDHQLATHLRLASESYDQGAWRSATIEVCQTYLASFPVSDARAPEIRQRLATNHEAQLDYESAASIYQEVIDLHPSSPAATASFVPLARCLRTLERSSEAKQHLLAVISGDRGLAPAAIDFRDAMILLGEIEYEEGRWARGIEFLTQAAVRYPLDPRRGEVLFRIGDCYRQLAAEQSGLLRDMTPMSQEKKKSLQEQRKKYLRSSMSTFSQIMSTPVQGLALDKSLSDEDRLARLYFADCAFELGTYDQAITEYESVARRYPKHHSSVYALVQIVNAYTNLESANEAQAAHRRAMIRLGQIPESAFAEPDALMDRRAWERWIESSPVTTTVQVGTDP
- a CDS encoding ATP-binding protein, with product MTTIETTPRKATTVEELRELMRSVTLATERLESTHGTLQTEVTHLKSELAEANEQLRRSRDLAALGEMAAGIAHEIRNPLGSIRLYVQLLGNDEAATVGQNKICKKIDRAITGLDSIVRDILLFARESSLRVDETQSEELILRVLANCDGLLGHHNVILNQSISDQVLLADSGLLVQAISNVLRNAVEASLLEADDEPMVSLEVFRADVRCSNGQRMDRVVIAVEDYGPGIPAKALGRIFNPFFTTRATGTGLGLAIVHRIVDAHGGHVQVRSKEGKGTRIELCLPPDGVQPKEASSADCVIGRHDTALGFYDTEKQP